The following are from one region of the Coffea eugenioides isolate CCC68of chromosome 2, Ceug_1.0, whole genome shotgun sequence genome:
- the LOC113759435 gene encoding VQ motif-containing protein 25-like: MERIKPQTNDALFSGFSANSKQLALHKDSHIISKLKPKIRIIHIVAPEVIKTDVENFRDLVQRLTGKSAEAKERIKKARRGLPPKGMISSSSNCPKLWTDVQLQPQANQGIQFLQGTPKIEKEIEYLYKGEGISHGIFRGFGDIDMNLVQDLSQFPLLSQVFSITNQQHV; the protein is encoded by the coding sequence ATGGAGAGGATCAAACCACAAACAAATGATGCATTATTCTCAGGCTTCTCAGCAAACTCTAAGCAGCTGGCCTTGCACAAGGATTCTCACATAATATCCAAGCTGAAGCCAAAAATACGAATAATTCACATAGTTGCACCTGAGGTTATAAAGACAGATGTTGAAAATTTTCGCGATCTCGTGCAAAGACTTACTGGAAAATCAGCTGAAGCGAAAGAAAGAATCAAGAAGGCACGTAGAGGACTTCCACCAAAAGGGATGATCAGCAGCAGTAGTAACTGCCCCAAGTTGTGGACTGACGTTCAGCTTCAGCCTCAGGCCAACCAAGGAATTCAATTCTTGCAAGGTACACCAAAGATAGAGAAGGAGATAGAGTATTTGTATAAAGGAGAGGGCATTTCACATGGGATTTTTCGTGGTTTTGGAGATATAGATATGAATTTGGTTCAAGATCTAAGTCAATTCCCTCTTCTGAGTCAAGTCTTCTCAATCACAAATCAACAACATGTTTAG
- the LOC113763266 gene encoding uncharacterized protein LOC113763266 yields the protein MEIVENLGDILFKVGLFVLVQALVYLVLSQSSNVFSKTQRSFSFKPARSISIQRMAAALADMPAGGESSPTVNDGRSLTRQRSTAQD from the coding sequence ATGGAAATCGTAGAAAACTTGGGAGATATTCTGTTCAAGGTGGGCTTGTTTGTTTTAGTTCAGGCTCTAGTATATCTTGTTCTATCTCAGTCTTCCAACGTGTTCTCAAAAACACAAAGGTCCTTCAGTTTCAAGCCAGCTCGGTCCATCAGCATCCAGCGCATGGCCGCGGCTTTGGCTGATATGCCGGCCGGAGGCGAGTCGTCACCCACTGTAAATGATGGAAGATCTCTCACCAGACAGAGGTCAACCGCGCAGGATTGA
- the LOC113759434 gene encoding replication protein A 70 kDa DNA-binding subunit B-like — protein sequence MVLAPLPYELQEEASESLHLVLWSLFDLSLTTKPGSDLLINPPTSEANALKEWYNANKEEIAELIQQMTYKDSSKLLPPPSANDMISVANALNTLKDVKTAWITGKISLIPGQQKFWFEACENCQKAINVDVGWVMRCSSCKEESKVVARTRIGITVDDGTGSINIVIFDLDAEKLIPFTALQFWEAHNEIIKAKKEGKYNIVKAYTTEESVHIPMAITTVETNEKIPDLHATVLQSAKKNEIFSPSTKKLLDTIAKSSATANKVPPPVTIAKRTLVFGTVPFEIGLNSAEANTSTSLPTNAPGSPLKK from the exons ATGGTGCTGGCTCCTCTGCCTTATGAACTGCAAGAAGAAGCCTCCGAGTCTTTACATCTTGTTCTCTGGAGTCTCTTTG ACTTATCTCTGACAACCAAGCCTGGGAGTGACCTTCTGATTAATCCTCCCACTTCTGAAGCAAATGCACTCAAAGAATG GTATAATGCAAATAAAGAAGAAATTGCAGAGTTGATACAACAAATGACATACAAAGATTCATCTAAGCTGTTGCCACCTCCAAGTGCTAATGACATGATTAGTGTAGCCAATGCACTTAACACACTCAAAGAT GTGAAAACAGCTTGGATAACAGGAAAAATCAGTTTGATCCCTGGGcaacaaaaattctggtttgaagcaTGTGAGAACTGCCAAAAGGCTATCAATGTTGACGTAGGATGGGTTATGAGATGCTCATCTTGCAAAGAAGAGAGTAAAGTTGTAGCAAG GACCCGAATTGGGATTACTGTGGATGATGGTACAGGCTCCATAAACATTGTTATCTTTGACCTTGATGCTGAAAAGCTTATCCCATTTACAGCTCTTCAATTCTGGGAAGCTCATAATGAG ATTATCAAGGCCAAGAAAGAAGGCAAGTATAATATTGTCAAGGCATACACTACTGAGGAATCAGTTCACATTCCAATGGCAATCACGACTGTAGAAACGAATGAAAAAATTCCAGACCTTCATGCTACTGTCCTGCAGTCtgctaaaaaaaatgaaattttcagtCCATCAACCAAAAAATTGCTTGATACCATCGCTAAATCTTCTGCTACTGCAAACAAAGTGCCACCCCCAGTGACCATAGCAAAAAGGACCTTGGTTTTTGGAACTGTGCCTTTTGAAATTGGTTTGAATTCTGCTGAAGCTAATACATCTACCTCGCTGCCCACCAATGCACCTGGAAGTCCCTTGAAGAAGTAG
- the LOC113759433 gene encoding uncharacterized protein LOC113759433 has translation MEIVENLGDVLFKVGLFVLVQALVYLILSQSSNVFSNTQRSFSFKPARSISIRRMAAALADIPAGGESSPTANYGRSLTRQKSTLQEY, from the coding sequence ATGGAAATCGTAGAAAACTTGGGAGATGTATTGTTTAAAGTGGGCTTGTTTGTTTTAGTTCAAGCTCTAGTGTATCTTATTTTATCCCAGTCTTCCAACGTCTTCTCCAACACACAAAGGTCCTTTAGTTTCAAGCCTGCGCGGTCGATCAGCATTCGGCGGATGGCGGCAGCTTTGGCGGATATCCCGGCCGGAGGAGAGTCGTCTCCTACTGCTAATTATGGAAGATCTCTCACCAGACAGAAGTCAACCTTGCAGGAATATTAG
- the LOC113761660 gene encoding uncharacterized protein LOC113761660 codes for MMPKISIVLLRLLSGTCAATLVRFLILGSIFFVGPTSARKPHIVNFQSHNLFPESFKWDPRAQHFIVGSLRHPTLLSVSDAGVAETIISDSFLPPNSSFVGLSLDRQRYRILVCVHRPSSPAYNALAAYDLSSGRRLFLTPLLSDPDVKSDSDESSDVANDVAVDFSGNAYVTNSGADIIWKVNVDGEASVFSRSNVFKSYPVDLTTSYHKCGLNGVVFNSKGYLLVVQSNSGKLYKVDIDDGSAWRVILNKDLMGGDGLAVRSDGVLLVVSQEKLYFVKSEDSWGEGVLFDETGLEVEKQASAVTVGEEDRVYVLYGHVNDGLMGSVERDEFSIVEVESEKESKEEKIWLYVLIGLGLAYFMFWRFQMKQLVQNMNKKTN; via the coding sequence ATGATGCCCAAAATCTCCATTGTCCTCCTCCGACTTCTCTCAGGCACCTGTGCAGCCACTCTTGTCAGATTCCTCATCCTTGGCTCTATCTTTTTTGTGGGTCCTACTTCTGCTCGTAAACCTCACATCGTCAATTTCCAATCACATAATCTTTTCCCTGAGTCATTCAAGTGGGACCCGAGAGCCCAACACTTCATAGTCGGATCCCTCCGCCACCCAACCCTCCTCTCAGTATCTGATGCTGGCGTGGCTGAAACCATCATCTCAGATTCTTTCCTCCCTCCTAACTCCTCCTTTGTGGGCCTCTCTCTTGACCGCCAGCGCTACCGCATCCTCGTTTGTGTCCACCGCCCCTCCTCCCCTGCCTACAATGCCCTCGCTGCCTACGACCTCTCTTCTGGCCGCCGCCTCTTCCTAACCCCTCTCCTCAGCGATCCAGACGTGAAATCTGACTCAGATGAATCCTCCGACGTTGCAAATGACGTTGCCGTTGATTTCTCTGGGAATGCTTATGTCACCAACTCTGGGGCTGACATCATTTGGAAAGTCAATGTCGACGGGGAAGCTTCCGTGTTTTCGCGGTCTAATGTCTTCAAATCTTATCCAGTGGACCTTACCACATCCTATCACAAGTGTGGTTTAAATGGTGTGGTTTTCAACTCGAAGGGGTATTTATTAGTGGTTCAATCAAATAGTGGTAAATTGTATAAAGTTGACATTGACGACGGAAGTGCATGGAGGGTGATTTTGAACAAGGACTTAATGGGAGGTGATGGACTTGCAGTTAGAAGTGACGGGGTTTTGTTGGTGGTTAGTCAAGAGAAGCTGTACTTTGTCAAGAGTGAAGATAGTTGGGGTGAAGGAGTACTGTTTGATGAAACTGGCCTTGAGGTTGAGAAGCAGGCCAGTGCAGTTACAGTGGGAGAGGAGGATAGGGTATATGTGTTATATGGGCATGTTAATGATGGTTTGATGGGAAGTGTGGAGAGGGATGAGTTTAGTATAGTGGAGGTTGAGTCAGAAAAGGAAAgtaaagaagagaaaatttggTTGTATGTGCTGATCGGTTTGGGATTGGCTTATTTCATGTTTTGGAGATTCCAAATGAAACAGCTTGTCCAAAACATGAACAAGAAAACCaattga